Proteins encoded in a region of the uncultured Sunxiuqinia sp. genome:
- a CDS encoding RagB/SusD family nutrient uptake outer membrane protein, giving the protein MKFFKLLINKQFIVCVSFLLILFSSCELEEDVYSIYTPDNFYANDAQVLSSLSGAYRNFAGIPTFGAPYRLLECCTDQVVVHGKIQGWWANSDFEQLAEHQWDKDHGYVWSMWNTLFQTVGQANALIASLDAAGLDNVEGAKAELRALRAYAYFYLMDLFGSVPIFTEPKVDPNNLPDQNSRQQVFDFVISELGEAVVELPSQNDVGSEYYGRLTKEAVYSLLAMVYLNAEVYTGTPQWDKVITNADLVINSGAFSLLDDYFDNFVYNNEENEEMIWAGVYTPDITGGIGHPIVQKVLPGIGGGLFGLPYTPQNGFGTRPSVAALYEEQDDRKGLFLMPGELKDPRNGETVMVEEIVPDGNSFLYVQGESTKGPVPYMIIEATGIRNQPMNAGIKWIKWGLDPNTNGGNAGNDIAWFRLADIILMKAEALARQNKFGEALPLVNQVRERSHASALTSVTLNDIFEERGRELAFEMKRRNDLIRFGKFNDAWEFKAAASDDHWNLFPIPKRAIDANNKLQQNPGY; this is encoded by the coding sequence ATGAAATTTTTCAAATTACTTATAAATAAGCAATTTATTGTTTGTGTCTCCTTCTTGCTTATTCTGTTTTCAAGTTGTGAGCTCGAGGAAGACGTTTATTCGATCTATACCCCGGATAACTTTTATGCGAATGACGCGCAGGTTCTTTCGTCGTTATCAGGAGCCTACAGAAATTTTGCGGGAATCCCAACTTTTGGTGCTCCATATCGATTATTGGAGTGCTGTACTGACCAAGTTGTTGTTCATGGCAAAATTCAAGGTTGGTGGGCAAATAGTGATTTTGAGCAACTGGCAGAGCATCAATGGGATAAAGACCATGGTTATGTTTGGAGTATGTGGAATACCTTGTTCCAGACTGTTGGCCAGGCGAATGCACTTATTGCCTCACTTGATGCTGCCGGTTTGGATAATGTTGAAGGAGCAAAAGCTGAATTGAGAGCTTTAAGAGCTTACGCCTATTTCTATTTGATGGATCTTTTTGGTAGCGTTCCAATTTTTACTGAACCTAAAGTTGATCCAAATAACCTGCCGGATCAGAATTCGAGACAACAAGTTTTTGATTTTGTTATTTCTGAGCTTGGAGAAGCTGTCGTAGAATTGCCTTCACAAAACGATGTTGGAAGTGAGTATTATGGAAGATTAACCAAAGAGGCTGTATATAGTCTATTGGCGATGGTTTATTTAAATGCCGAAGTTTATACAGGAACTCCGCAGTGGGATAAAGTGATTACAAACGCCGACTTGGTTATCAATTCTGGGGCTTTTAGTTTGCTGGACGACTATTTCGATAACTTCGTATATAACAATGAAGAAAACGAAGAAATGATTTGGGCAGGTGTCTATACTCCTGATATCACTGGAGGTATTGGTCACCCGATCGTGCAAAAAGTACTTCCTGGAATTGGGGGCGGTTTGTTTGGGCTACCTTATACTCCTCAAAATGGTTTTGGAACCAGACCTTCTGTTGCTGCTTTGTATGAAGAGCAAGATGATCGAAAGGGATTGTTCTTAATGCCTGGCGAATTAAAGGATCCTCGTAATGGTGAAACAGTCATGGTTGAGGAAATTGTTCCGGATGGTAACTCATTTTTATATGTTCAGGGAGAATCAACTAAAGGTCCAGTTCCTTATATGATTATTGAAGCAACAGGAATTAGAAATCAGCCAATGAATGCTGGAATCAAATGGATTAAGTGGGGACTTGACCCGAATACAAATGGCGGAAATGCAGGAAACGATATCGCTTGGTTCCGCTTAGCTGACATTATTCTCATGAAAGCTGAAGCATTGGCTCGTCAAAATAAATTTGGTGAAGCTTTACCTTTAGTCAATCAAGTTCGGGAACGGAGCCATGCGAGTGCATTAACTTCAGTTACTTTAAACGATATTTTTGAGGAACGCGGTCGTGAACTGGCTTTTGAAATGAAGCGCAGAAATGACTTGATTCGTTTTGGTAAATTTAACGATGCGTGGGAATTTAAAGCCGCCGCATCTGATGATCATTGGAACTTGTTTCCAATACCTAAAAGAGCCATTGATGCAAATAATAAATTGCAACAAAATCCTGGTTATTAG
- a CDS encoding DUF4861 domain-containing protein, with the protein MKRYTLFASAGAAILTLLFSQCQTATKDTEIALTNTATIDLTDKAISIDRSEISDLPEGEVFPLIVSAEGDTIPSQLNDLNGDQKWDELFFVVDMLSNGSETYSLQWVSDKPQYVVRTSARFGKRSSADTPVEPAISETLYADDLPKSIGFQRYQTDGPSWENDKVGFRDYFDGRNAKDLFGKTTSLMSPENVGINAEGAVEDTYHVMADWGRDILSVGNSVGIGGYALAVDDQLMRLGVTVDDSINNVEETTFRIAAEGPVKSVLNYHFENWHPNDRKYNVDETTSIWPGMYAYQNTVKFSGLKGDENLVIGLVNIDNQNPLEEIEMNDQWGVLSTHDMQTYDRQWWLGLALIVPRDLYQGYSEAPETGQLSKSFLAKLKVENETPVTYYAVAGWELSDERFKDPDFFKSYLENLVSQLSANVEVTIK; encoded by the coding sequence ATGAAACGATACACCTTATTTGCTTCAGCGGGAGCAGCAATTTTAACACTTCTGTTTAGTCAATGCCAAACGGCAACAAAGGACACTGAGATTGCATTAACGAATACGGCTACTATCGATTTGACCGATAAAGCGATTTCCATTGACCGATCAGAGATTTCTGATCTTCCGGAAGGTGAAGTTTTTCCATTGATTGTTTCTGCGGAAGGAGACACGATCCCTTCTCAATTAAATGACCTGAATGGTGACCAGAAGTGGGATGAACTGTTCTTTGTTGTTGATATGCTTTCAAATGGATCGGAAACCTACTCTTTGCAATGGGTCAGCGATAAGCCGCAATATGTGGTGCGCACAAGTGCCCGTTTTGGGAAACGCAGTTCTGCTGACACTCCGGTTGAACCTGCGATCAGCGAAACTTTATATGCCGATGATCTTCCTAAAAGTATCGGCTTTCAGCGCTATCAAACAGATGGTCCTTCATGGGAAAACGATAAGGTTGGCTTCCGCGATTATTTCGATGGCCGCAATGCCAAAGATCTTTTTGGCAAAACAACGTCATTAATGTCTCCGGAAAATGTTGGAATTAATGCTGAAGGTGCAGTGGAGGATACCTACCATGTTATGGCTGATTGGGGGCGCGATATTTTATCCGTCGGTAATTCTGTAGGGATCGGAGGTTATGCTTTAGCGGTTGATGACCAATTGATGCGCTTGGGCGTAACGGTTGATGATTCCATCAATAATGTTGAGGAAACAACTTTTCGGATTGCGGCTGAAGGTCCGGTGAAATCGGTATTGAACTATCATTTTGAAAACTGGCATCCGAATGATCGGAAATACAATGTGGACGAAACCACCAGTATTTGGCCCGGCATGTATGCATACCAAAATACCGTGAAGTTTTCAGGCTTGAAAGGCGACGAAAATCTGGTGATTGGTTTGGTCAATATCGATAATCAAAACCCGTTGGAGGAAATTGAAATGAATGACCAGTGGGGTGTTTTGTCCACCCATGACATGCAAACTTACGACCGACAATGGTGGCTTGGGTTGGCACTAATCGTTCCGCGCGATTTATATCAAGGATATTCCGAAGCACCGGAAACAGGGCAGTTATCCAAGTCTTTTTTAGCTAAACTGAAAGTTGAAAATGAAACCCCGGTAACTTATTATGCTGTGGCAGGATGGGAATTGAGCGACGAGCGCTTTAAAGATCCCGACTTTTTCAAAAGCTATCTGGAAAATTTAGTGAGTCAACTTTCGGCCAATGTTGAAGTGACTATTAAATAG
- a CDS encoding DUF6250 domain-containing protein, translating into MRQINYILAVVFFLLFGIQSSSTAQDREKQACIEQYQKGHLLYRDNFDQGLRNWVVETPDSPNSSVTTENERLIIDVDHGATVWLNKKLSGNVLIEYHREVIMNNGHNDRLSDLNMFWMATDPDNTNLFTRNGTFAEYHPLNLYYAGIGGNYNSTTRFRKYDGTGERELLQEKNDESHLLKPNHNYLIQIVVSDGTTKVFVDGEEYFSYTDHQALAEGYFGVRTVKSHQVIDDVKIYQLK; encoded by the coding sequence ATGCGACAAATCAATTATATTCTCGCAGTTGTTTTTTTCCTCTTGTTCGGAATTCAAAGCTCTTCAACGGCGCAGGATCGAGAGAAGCAAGCTTGCATTGAGCAATATCAAAAAGGTCATCTTCTTTATCGGGACAATTTTGATCAGGGACTGAGAAACTGGGTGGTGGAAACTCCTGATTCGCCCAATTCATCGGTTACAACTGAAAATGAGAGACTGATTATTGACGTTGATCATGGTGCCACAGTCTGGCTGAATAAAAAGCTTTCGGGTAATGTTCTGATCGAATATCATCGCGAAGTGATCATGAATAATGGTCACAATGATCGCCTTTCTGATTTAAACATGTTTTGGATGGCAACCGATCCTGATAATACGAATCTGTTCACCCGGAATGGAACTTTTGCTGAATATCATCCTTTGAACCTTTACTATGCCGGCATTGGGGGGAATTACAATTCAACGACACGATTTCGAAAATATGATGGAACAGGAGAGCGGGAATTGTTGCAAGAGAAAAATGATGAGAGCCATTTATTGAAGCCCAACCATAACTATCTAATCCAAATAGTCGTTTCCGACGGAACAACTAAGGTCTTTGTGGATGGAGAAGAATATTTTTCATACACTGATCACCAAGCTTTAGCTGAAGGTTATTTTGGGGTCAGAACAGTAAAATCACATCAAGTGATAGATGATGTGAAGATTTACCAATTGAAATAA
- a CDS encoding glycosyl hydrolase family 28 protein — translation MKSINQLTTNNKLRLKVSSEILMVVVLLLGVFPTYLHASVTGQYEKVFNVLDFGAVGDGETLDTEAIQKAIDEAEMTGQGSKVLIPAGHQFLIGTLVLKSNINFHLEGDAQLVVSKQHQDYSGEAAIVANGASHLSISGTGSVQGRALEFMSHYEEENEWWIPKEWRPKLFILTECKDLHIQDITIEKAPLWTVHMLGCEDVLIEGIKISNNLDVPNCDGIDPDHCRNVEIRNCQISCGDDAIVVKATRRDQDYGPSSNIWVHDCMLETQDSGVKIGTETTQDIFDIVFERCEIKTSCRGLTIQLRDEGSVYNVVFKDINFVSRYHSAPWWGRGEAISFTAIPRNPGSEIGLIHNIVVKNVTGKSENSVRINGTKESRISNIRLEDVNITMERWTDYPGNLMDSRPTKAYPAIEFRDNPGYYIRFADNVELINSSIQWGEHIPDNYTYAVEAHDVSNLNIEGFEGTAAHPERDEAIVIQKKN, via the coding sequence ATGAAATCAATAAATCAATTAACAACTAATAATAAGCTGCGTCTGAAAGTAAGTTCTGAAATTTTAATGGTTGTTGTGCTGCTGCTTGGAGTGTTTCCAACCTATCTGCATGCAAGTGTGACAGGACAGTACGAGAAGGTTTTCAATGTATTGGACTTTGGAGCAGTTGGCGATGGGGAAACATTGGACACCGAAGCGATACAAAAAGCGATAGATGAAGCTGAAATGACAGGGCAAGGTTCAAAAGTTTTAATTCCTGCCGGCCATCAATTTTTGATTGGAACTTTAGTCTTAAAAAGTAACATCAATTTTCATCTTGAAGGTGATGCGCAATTGGTTGTAAGTAAACAACATCAAGACTATTCGGGTGAAGCTGCGATAGTTGCGAATGGAGCCAGTCATTTAAGCATTTCGGGAACGGGAAGTGTTCAGGGGAGAGCTTTGGAATTTATGTCACACTACGAAGAAGAGAATGAATGGTGGATACCGAAAGAGTGGCGTCCAAAGTTATTTATACTTACAGAATGCAAGGATTTACACATTCAGGATATCACCATTGAAAAAGCCCCGCTTTGGACGGTTCATATGCTTGGTTGTGAAGACGTTCTAATTGAAGGAATCAAAATTAGCAACAATCTTGATGTGCCGAACTGTGACGGAATTGATCCAGATCATTGTCGCAATGTGGAAATTCGGAATTGCCAGATTTCTTGTGGCGATGATGCGATTGTTGTAAAAGCCACACGTCGGGATCAGGATTATGGCCCATCCTCAAATATTTGGGTTCACGACTGCATGTTGGAAACCCAGGACTCGGGCGTAAAAATTGGAACCGAAACGACTCAGGATATATTTGACATCGTTTTTGAACGGTGTGAAATTAAAACCAGCTGTCGCGGGCTGACCATCCAGCTTCGCGACGAGGGAAGTGTTTATAACGTTGTTTTCAAAGACATTAATTTTGTTTCTCGTTATCATTCGGCTCCCTGGTGGGGACGAGGAGAGGCTATTTCGTTTACTGCTATTCCCCGAAATCCGGGCAGCGAAATTGGATTAATCCACAATATAGTCGTCAAAAACGTAACCGGAAAATCTGAAAATAGCGTGCGAATAAATGGAACAAAAGAAAGCCGGATTAGCAACATTCGTCTTGAAGATGTCAATATAACCATGGAGCGCTGGACTGATTACCCCGGAAACTTAATGGATAGTCGCCCAACAAAAGCCTATCCTGCTATTGAATTCCGAGATAACCCCGGCTATTACATACGTTTTGCAGATAACGTTGAGCTGATCAACAGCAGTATCCAATGGGGAGAACATATCCCCGACAATTATACTTATGCAGTGGAAGCGCACGATGTTTCTAATCTGAATATTGAAGGTTTTGAAGGAACGGCTGCCCATCCTGAACGTGATGAGGCAATTGTTATTCAAAAAAAGAATTAA
- a CDS encoding glycoside hydrolase family 88 protein: MKKKFQLVCMAGLVLPFLLGSCTTNTDQEKTPEPVTDTTTPLHLLQPDYPTPYGAPSVEEVTEVIDKVYTYLDESTPAKVNDGKTKEEVTDFTSLPEEAVFAPGDFRLTSYEWGVTYAGMLLASEMTGDSKYAEYTTKRLNLINELAGYYWSLGDIEAEKRSMIHSVLHPGALDDAGAVCAAMIKTERLETIESLRPVIDNFADYIHTKQFRLPDGTLARNRPQPNTLWLDDLFMSVPALAQMGKLTGDSKYYDDAVKQVLQFSERMFNAEKGLYMHGWVQHMEIHPQFHWARANGWAVMAMVELLDVLPETHEGYRAVLGQLQAHIKGLVKYQDGTGFWHQLIDRNDTYLETSGTAIYTYSIAKAINRGWIDKYAYAPVAMLGWNAVSTMVNEKGQVEGTCVGTGMGFDPAFYYYRPINVYAAHGYGPVLLAGAEVVNLLKKHQFEINDSSFQMIKE, from the coding sequence ATGAAAAAGAAGTTTCAATTAGTTTGCATGGCAGGTCTTGTGTTGCCCTTTTTGTTGGGGTCTTGTACTACAAATACTGACCAAGAAAAAACGCCCGAACCGGTTACTGATACCACTACACCATTACATTTGCTTCAACCCGACTATCCGACTCCTTACGGAGCACCATCGGTTGAGGAGGTTACCGAAGTGATTGATAAGGTCTATACTTATTTGGACGAATCGACTCCTGCAAAAGTGAATGATGGAAAGACCAAAGAAGAGGTGACGGATTTTACTTCATTACCGGAAGAGGCCGTATTTGCACCGGGTGATTTTCGTTTGACGAGCTATGAGTGGGGAGTAACCTATGCCGGAATGCTTTTGGCCAGCGAAATGACAGGTGACTCAAAATATGCTGAGTATACAACAAAGCGTTTAAATTTGATCAATGAATTGGCTGGTTATTACTGGAGTTTGGGAGACATTGAAGCCGAAAAGCGTTCTATGATTCACTCCGTATTGCATCCGGGCGCTTTGGATGATGCCGGAGCGGTTTGCGCTGCCATGATAAAAACCGAGAGGTTGGAAACAATTGAGAGCTTACGGCCGGTGATCGATAATTTTGCTGATTATATCCATACGAAGCAGTTTCGATTGCCTGACGGAACATTGGCCCGAAATCGTCCGCAGCCTAACACCTTGTGGTTGGATGATTTGTTTATGAGTGTGCCTGCATTGGCTCAAATGGGCAAACTGACCGGCGATTCTAAATACTACGATGATGCAGTCAAGCAAGTTCTACAATTCTCTGAGAGGATGTTCAATGCAGAAAAAGGCTTGTATATGCATGGTTGGGTGCAACACATGGAAATTCATCCTCAATTTCACTGGGCTCGAGCAAATGGCTGGGCTGTTATGGCCATGGTTGAGTTGTTGGATGTGCTCCCCGAGACGCATGAAGGATACCGTGCTGTTTTGGGACAACTACAGGCGCATATCAAGGGATTAGTTAAGTACCAGGATGGAACAGGCTTTTGGCATCAGTTGATTGATCGGAATGATACCTATCTTGAAACTTCGGGCACAGCCATTTATACCTATTCTATTGCGAAAGCAATTAACCGGGGTTGGATTGATAAATATGCTTATGCTCCGGTGGCTATGCTGGGATGGAATGCTGTTTCTACCATGGTAAACGAGAAAGGACAGGTTGAAGGTACCTGTGTAGGGACTGGAATGGGATTTGATCCTGCTTTCTATTACTACCGTCCAATCAATGTATATGCAGCACATGGTTATGGTCCGGTTCTGCTGGCTGGGGCAGAAGTTGTCAATTTATTGAAAAAGCATCAGTTTGAAATAAATGACAGCTCGTTTCAGATGATAAAAGAGTAA
- a CDS encoding PKD domain-containing protein, translating into MKQSFYTFLFLLFAVFNCWSQENRKFKIFQFPKDQIPVINGNVDDWDLVPASYTVGMDQVWDDRGKHEKVDPENLTFSVKVGWVKGLNRLYFLYEAYDNYWDYSRPGLHNDTFELIVDADQSGGPFIDRFHPNELMDPMDAFFSFHGVHAQNYHIFTPAEGKDWTLVWGSQPWIKELPYANVACQYDFEFGESGHLVLEFWITPFDYAGNDPSRAVKSVLEEEKLIGLCWAVIDYDDVNKDSNNGFWNLSKEHTMYGNASYSLPFQLMPLEPKFQKQIEAKWDFRVVDMGRRLVAFIDQSVGEINSWKWDFGDGTSSTEQHPIHHYQDAGKYVVVLWVEGDAGKSRLSKVWDVVVK; encoded by the coding sequence ATGAAACAGTCATTTTACACCTTCCTTTTCTTGCTTTTCGCAGTTTTTAATTGCTGGTCGCAGGAAAATAGGAAGTTTAAAATATTTCAATTCCCCAAAGATCAAATCCCGGTTATCAACGGAAACGTTGATGACTGGGACTTGGTGCCGGCAAGCTATACCGTTGGAATGGATCAGGTTTGGGATGATAGAGGCAAGCATGAAAAGGTTGATCCGGAAAATTTGACTTTTAGTGTGAAAGTGGGGTGGGTGAAAGGATTAAATAGGCTTTATTTTCTTTATGAAGCTTATGATAATTACTGGGACTATTCTCGCCCCGGATTGCACAATGACACCTTTGAACTGATCGTAGATGCAGATCAATCGGGTGGTCCATTCATCGATCGTTTTCACCCTAATGAGTTGATGGACCCAATGGATGCTTTTTTCTCTTTTCATGGCGTGCATGCACAGAACTACCATATTTTCACACCTGCTGAAGGCAAGGATTGGACACTCGTTTGGGGGAGTCAACCGTGGATAAAGGAATTGCCGTACGCGAATGTAGCTTGTCAATATGATTTCGAGTTTGGTGAATCCGGTCATTTAGTGCTTGAGTTTTGGATCACTCCATTTGATTACGCTGGTAATGATCCTTCCCGTGCCGTAAAGTCGGTTTTAGAAGAAGAAAAGCTAATTGGCTTGTGTTGGGCTGTGATTGACTACGACGACGTAAACAAGGACAGCAATAACGGTTTTTGGAACCTTTCGAAAGAGCACACGATGTATGGAAATGCATCTTATAGTTTGCCTTTTCAATTGATGCCATTGGAACCGAAGTTTCAGAAGCAGATTGAAGCAAAATGGGATTTTCGAGTGGTTGACATGGGACGGCGTTTGGTTGCTTTTATCGATCAGTCGGTTGGTGAAATCAATTCCTGGAAATGGGATTTTGGCGATGGAACCAGTTCAACAGAACAGCACCCAATTCATCACTATCAGGACGCTGGCAAGTATGTTGTTGTACTTTGGGTGGAAGGAGACGCCGGAAAGTCTCGCCTTTCGAAAGTTTGGGATGTAGTTGTAAAATAA
- a CDS encoding response regulator, with translation MSDKKILIIEDDLALAKTLRNVLMLNNYQADIASSGAEGIQKAYEYCPDLILCDINMKPIDGYQVFNILKDSILTSRIPFIFITGRSELNDIRIGLELGVDDYIVKPFENEDLLKSIKVRLDKYEKLVNIGKNNYKALLNLSPYGVFVFDGETIYETNRAFLEVTGLSDSEVKNIKFENLLTPKQYNKIEGPILKCINGLSDNFQEDIKIKNADGDTEKFRLHVTPSQKYSGFTLLIGLLSPLEHKTESTAPPVEYKKLVNILEEEKITISGDLAHKLHKAFTPSQFKYQQDQSDVLVGKNIFSKREQEVLTLSCKGLPIKMIADQLNISDRTVEKHRANLMEKTGAKNIVEVIIYALKNDLVDI, from the coding sequence ATGAGTGATAAAAAGATATTGATTATTGAAGATGATTTAGCATTGGCCAAGACATTGAGAAATGTATTGATGCTGAATAATTATCAAGCTGATATTGCTAGCTCTGGAGCAGAAGGTATTCAAAAAGCGTATGAATATTGCCCTGATTTGATTTTGTGTGATATAAACATGAAACCAATAGACGGATATCAAGTTTTCAACATTCTTAAAGACAGCATACTGACCAGTAGGATACCCTTTATTTTCATTACCGGAAGATCGGAATTAAACGATATTCGGATAGGGCTTGAGTTGGGAGTTGACGACTATATTGTCAAACCTTTTGAGAACGAAGATTTACTGAAATCGATTAAAGTCAGGCTCGATAAATATGAAAAGCTCGTAAATATTGGAAAAAATAATTATAAAGCTTTACTCAACCTTTCGCCATACGGTGTCTTTGTTTTTGATGGAGAAACGATTTACGAAACAAACAGAGCATTTCTGGAAGTTACAGGCTTGTCCGACTCAGAAGTTAAAAATATTAAATTTGAAAATCTCTTAACGCCAAAGCAATATAATAAGATTGAAGGTCCGATTTTAAAGTGTATAAATGGGTTGAGCGATAATTTTCAGGAAGACATAAAAATTAAAAACGCTGATGGTGACACCGAGAAATTCAGGCTGCATGTAACCCCTAGCCAAAAATACAGTGGTTTCACTTTGCTGATTGGGCTATTATCCCCTCTCGAACACAAAACTGAATCAACAGCTCCTCCTGTAGAATATAAAAAACTAGTTAATATTCTGGAAGAAGAAAAAATTACGATTTCAGGAGATCTTGCTCATAAGCTTCACAAAGCATTTACACCATCACAATTTAAATATCAGCAAGATCAATCAGACGTATTGGTTGGTAAAAATATTTTTTCAAAACGAGAACAGGAAGTTCTTACACTTTCGTGCAAAGGTCTTCCCATTAAAATGATTGCCGATCAACTAAACATTTCGGATCGAACGGTTGAAAAACATCGTGCAAACCTCATGGAAAAAACAGGTGCAAAAAATATTGTGGAGGTTATCATTTACGCCCTGAAGAATGATTTGGTAGACATCTAA
- a CDS encoding HAMP domain-containing sensor histidine kinase produces MDYSSPQNIGQIISSLSHELRTPITILSSNLQLLKNKHLLMDEEMRSESFMLCEEALRSVTGFLEGIHFINLANKNEVQKNVSTIKTDEFIEKITNSKSSLFYKSDRIKISEHSHHTTFNSDEHLLIMAVTQLLDNAYKFSAKDVILTISSDDKFVNVTIEDSGVGIPKDKLESIFLPFYRCEEVKMISGIGLGLPIAQKAIERLNGTIEIKSSLSEGTKVEIKVPVNE; encoded by the coding sequence ATGGACTACTCTTCTCCTCAAAATATTGGACAAATAATAAGCTCACTCTCTCATGAATTGAGAACTCCTATCACGATTCTTAGCTCCAACCTGCAACTGCTAAAGAATAAGCATTTGCTAATGGATGAAGAGATGCGTAGTGAATCTTTTATGCTATGTGAAGAAGCCCTGAGATCGGTTACCGGCTTTTTGGAAGGTATTCATTTTATCAATCTGGCGAATAAAAACGAAGTTCAAAAAAACGTCTCTACTATAAAAACTGATGAATTCATAGAGAAAATAACTAATAGCAAATCGTCATTATTTTATAAATCAGACAGAATAAAAATTAGTGAACATTCGCACCATACCACATTCAACTCCGACGAACATTTGCTTATCATGGCTGTTACCCAACTACTAGATAATGCCTATAAATTCTCAGCAAAAGATGTCATACTTACCATTTCTTCTGATGACAAATTTGTAAATGTAACGATTGAAGATAGTGGCGTCGGAATTCCAAAGGACAAGCTCGAATCTATTTTCCTCCCGTTTTATCGTTGTGAAGAAGTGAAGATGATTAGTGGCATTGGTCTGGGATTACCCATCGCACAAAAAGCTATTGAACGTCTGAATGGAACAATTGAGATTAAAAGTTCCCTTTCAGAAGGGACAAAAGTAGAAATAAAAGTACCGGTAAATGAGTGA
- a CDS encoding YkgJ family cysteine cluster protein, with the protein MESICYYKPEELKQMTANRKQEFSALFQKLKKKKPKNLDTIVHALHEEAFNQFDCLDCANCCSSISPIITDNDVNRLAKSQKMKASDFTDRHLYLDEDQDYVFQKTPCPFLMHDNYCCVYNNRPRACREYPHTDRKRFYQILNLTRKNCEICPIVYAITNELTTLGL; encoded by the coding sequence ATGGAGTCGATCTGCTATTACAAGCCGGAAGAGCTAAAACAAATGACTGCTAATCGCAAGCAGGAATTCTCGGCTTTATTTCAAAAACTAAAAAAGAAAAAGCCAAAAAATCTGGATACGATTGTTCATGCTCTTCACGAAGAGGCCTTCAATCAATTCGATTGTTTAGACTGTGCAAATTGTTGCTCCAGTATCAGCCCAATCATCACTGACAACGATGTAAATCGCTTGGCTAAAAGTCAAAAGATGAAAGCTAGCGACTTCACTGATCGGCATCTTTATCTGGATGAAGATCAAGATTATGTGTTCCAAAAAACTCCTTGTCCTTTTTTAATGCACGACAACTATTGCTGTGTGTATAACAACCGACCGCGTGCCTGTCGCGAATATCCGCACACAGACCGCAAACGCTTTTATCAAATTTTAAACCTCACCCGGAAAAATTGTGAAATTTGTCCTATTGTTTATGCAATTACCAACGAATTAACAACGCTTGGTCTGTAA